The genomic window ACGGCGACGTGCTCAGCGAGCAGGAGATGGTCTCGACCTGCGTGCTGCTGCTCAACGCCGGCCACGAGGCCACCGTCAACAGCACCACCCTGGGCTGGCTGAGCCTCTTCCGGCATCCCGACCAGCTGCGGATCCTCCAGGACCGGCCGGAGCGGCTGCAGGACGGCGTGGAGGAGATCCTGCGCTACGACACCCCCTTGCAGCTCTTCGAGCGCTGGGTCCTCGACGACATCGAGGTCGGCGGCACGGTGATCCCGCGCGGCTCGGAGGTCGCCCTGCTCTTCGGCTCGGCCAACCGCGACCCGGCCCGCTTCGAGGCGCCCGACCGCTTCGACGTCGGCCGCCCGGCCGCCGACAACCGGCATGTCAGCTTCGGCGCGGGCATCCACTACTGCCTGGGCGCCCCGCTGGCCCGGGTCGAACTCGGCGCGTCCTTCGGCACCTTCCTGCGGCACGCCCCCGGTATGAAGCTGCTGTCGGAGCCGCGCTGGCGGCCCAACTACGTGATCCGCGGGGTGGAGGAGCTGCTGGTCGGCTGGTGAGGCCCGGGCCCCGCCGCCCGCGGGTCGGGCCGCCCGCAGGTCCGGCCGCCGCGGGATGACGTCCCGTCAGTGGCGCGGCACCGTCAGCCGCCAGGCCGCCGGCTCCACCGTCCACGTCCTGGTCCGCACCGGACCGGTGACCGCCGAGTCGGCGCGGTAGCGGAAGTCCCGCCCCGAGACGGTGATCGTGCGCGCCCTGGCCCGTACGTGCGAGGCGCCCTCCATCCGCCGGACGTAGACCTCGGCGAAGCCGGCCGGGGCCGGGCGGACCGAGACCTCCTGCACCGGCTGGTCGAGGTCGGCGAGCAGCACGCCGTCCGCCTCCACCCGCAACCGCTGCCGGGGCGGCTGGTGGCTGCCCGCCGGGATCGGCGCGGTCAGGGTGCGCACCAGCGAGCGGGCGGTCTTCTCCACCGGCGTCCACCAGTGCGCGCCGGACGGCGAGACCGGGCTGTCGCACGGGATGCTCAGCGCGCCGAGCACGATGCCGCCGCTCTCGTCGACCAGCAGGTCGAGTTCGCGCTGCATGCCGTCGAGCACCGCGCGGGCCGCCGCGGGCACGTCGCCCGGTACGCCGAGCGCGCGGGCCAGCGCCGAACGCGGCCCGATCGGCACCAGCGAGACCGGCGCCTCGTGCAGGGTCCGGTCACGGTGCAGCGCGCGGACCGTACGCAGCAGGGCCAGGTCGTCGCCGAGCACCACGGGGTGCCGCCGGCCGCGGTGGGCCAGGGCGCGTTCGGCCTCCTCCGCGGACTCGGGGAAGACGATCTTCACCGAGGGCGCGCCCGCACACAGGACATCCTTCGCGATACGTACGGACTCGCCGTCGGTCGCGCGTGCCGCCGGATCGATGACCAGCAGCAGGGGCCACCGCTGGACGGAGTCCGGCGGAGGATGCCCGGGAGGGTGAGCCGACACCTTGGTCCTTCCTCAGGTAAAATCTCGGTGCAAGAGCCCCTTGCGCCTTTGCGTCAGGGGCTTCGTCTATTCCGGGGCAGGTTCGACGGCTCTCTGCACGTTGGACATGCCCCGCCCGGAAGGGGTGTACGCCTGTGCCCGCACTTGTGCTGCTCGGTGCTCAGTGGGGTGACGAGGGCAAGGGGAAGGCCACCGACCTGCTCGGCGGCTCCGTCGACTACGTGGTCCGCTACCAGGGCGGCAACAACGCCGGCCACACGGTGGTCGTCGGCGACCAGAAATACGCACTGCATCTCCTCCCCTCCGGCATCCTGTCACCGGGATGCACTCCGGTGATCGGCAACGGTGTCGTGGTCGACCCGGCGGTCCTGCTCTCCGAGCTGAGCGGACTCGACGAGCGCGGCGTGGACACGTCCAAACTGCTGATCAGCGGTAACGCCCATCTGATCACGCCCTACCACCAGACCATCGACAAGGTGACGGAACGCTTCCTGGGCAACCGGAAGATCGGCACCACGGGGCGCGGCATCGGCCCGGCGTACGCGGACAAGATCAACCGGGTCGGCATCAGGGTCCAGGACCTCTTCGACGAATCGATCCTCCACCAGAAGGTCGACGCGGCGCTGCAGGACAAGAACCAGGTGCTGGTCAAGATCTTCAACCGGCGGGCGATCAGCACCGACCAGGTCGTCGAGGAATACCTGGGCTACGCCGACCGGCTGAGGGGTTACGTCGCCGACACCACGCTGGTGCTCAACCAGGCGCTGGACGAGGGCAAGGTCGTGCTCATGGAGGGCGGGCAGGGCACGCTCCTCGACGTCGACCACGGCACGTATCCCTTCGTCACCTCGTCCAACCCGACCGCCGGCGGAGCCTGCACCGGCAGCGGGGTGGGTCCCACGAAGATCACC from Streptomyces sp. NBC_01198 includes these protein-coding regions:
- a CDS encoding diacylglycerol kinase family protein; the encoded protein is MSAHPPGHPPPDSVQRWPLLLVIDPAARATDGESVRIAKDVLCAGAPSVKIVFPESAEEAERALAHRGRRHPVVLGDDLALLRTVRALHRDRTLHEAPVSLVPIGPRSALARALGVPGDVPAAARAVLDGMQRELDLLVDESGGIVLGALSIPCDSPVSPSGAHWWTPVEKTARSLVRTLTAPIPAGSHQPPRQRLRVEADGVLLADLDQPVQEVSVRPAPAGFAEVYVRRMEGASHVRARARTITVSGRDFRYRADSAVTGPVRTRTWTVEPAAWRLTVPRH
- a CDS encoding adenylosuccinate synthase, whose translation is MPALVLLGAQWGDEGKGKATDLLGGSVDYVVRYQGGNNAGHTVVVGDQKYALHLLPSGILSPGCTPVIGNGVVVDPAVLLSELSGLDERGVDTSKLLISGNAHLITPYHQTIDKVTERFLGNRKIGTTGRGIGPAYADKINRVGIRVQDLFDESILHQKVDAALQDKNQVLVKIFNRRAISTDQVVEEYLGYADRLRGYVADTTLVLNQALDEGKVVLMEGGQGTLLDVDHGTYPFVTSSNPTAGGACTGSGVGPTKITRVIGILKAYTTRVGSGPFPTELFDEDGERLRTVGHEFGVTTGRNRRCGWFDAVIARYATRVNGLTDFFLTKLDILTGWERIPVCVAYEIDGRRVEELPYSQSDFHHAKPIYEYLPGWSEDITKAQTFADLPKNAQSYVKALEEMSGAPVSAIGVGPGRTETIEINSFL